A stretch of the Cheilinus undulatus linkage group 11, ASM1832078v1, whole genome shotgun sequence genome encodes the following:
- the LOC121518199 gene encoding DENN domain-containing protein 2D-like isoform X2, protein MSEPVTRRRKGHRLADLKNRWSEQPKGNLISDVTGKHNLPSSEDEAERPGALKRFSAMWSSFRRKRDKGKDQEPEETPGPAVEDKNSHQYKYVSGQYFFEYLVVVSLKKTKDGSNYEPQITYQFPKRDGMARYQKEEEEKTLKAITLFCFPEGINWAPLTEYHSETFSFVLTEIDGSRRNGYCRRLLPGGKGARPPEAYCIISSLACFGLFSKIFDEVEKRRQISMAMIYPFMQKLREAPFPAPGNTVEIKSFIPESGTEIISLTRPLDSWLEHVNFGTLFSCLTDEEVLVVFGAAVLERRIIFIADELGTLSQIIHAVAALLYPFTWQHTFISIVPEILIDVVMAPTPYLLGVQKRLLDLVTDQGDLLVVDVSEDKKETFIVSIGDESSILPPKLQAEIMEALSSRQKASTGEELNRVVSEAFLHFFVRTVGHYASYVKYSRSGEPGVFEKRNFYKAIESKTTRHFVKKFIQTQMFDLFIQEVEQQQPGPQQGIFHKKILEYQEKKKREKMRKH, encoded by the exons ATGAGTGAACCGGTAACGAGGAGGAGGAAAGGACACCGACTGGCGGATTTAAAGAACCGATGGA GTGAGCAGCCCAAAGGTAACCTCATCTCTGACGTCACTGGAAAGCACA ACCTCCCCTCGAGTGAAGATGAAGCAGAACGACCAGGGGCACTCAAGAGGTTCAGCGCCATGTGGTCGTCGTTCCGAAGAAAAAGAGACA AAGGCAAAGACCAAGAGCCTGAGGAGACGCCGGGCCCCGCGGTTGAAGACAAAAACTCCCATCAGTACAAATACGTCAGCGGTCAGTACTTCTTCGAGTACCTGGTGGTGGTCAGCCTCAAGAAGACGAAAGACGGCAGCAACTACGAACCTCAGATCACGTACCAGTTTCCAAAG AGAGACGGGATGGCGAGATatcagaaagaggaagaggagaagacgCTGAAGGCCATCACTCTCTTTTGTTTCCCTGAGGGAATCAACTGGGCCCCTCTGACAGAATACCACAG TGAGACGTTCTCCTTTGTTCTGACTGAGATTGACGGCAGCAGAAGAAACGGGTACTGCAGGAGGTTACTG CCTGGGGGAAAGGGAGCTCGGCCACCCGAGGCGTACTGCATCATCAGCTCACTCGCTTGTTTTGGCCTCTTCTCCAAA ATATTTGACGAGGTGGAGAAGCGGCGGCAGATCTCCATGGCCATGATCTACCCATTCATGCAGAAGCTGAGGGAGGCTCCATTCCCAGCTCCGGGAAACACAGTGGAGATTAAGAGCTTCATTCCTGAGTCGGGCACTGAG ATCATCAGTCTGACCCGGCCGCTGGACTCCTGGCTCGAACACGTGAACTTTGGTACGCTGTTCAGCTGTCTGACAGACGAGGAGGTGCTCGTCGTGTTCGGTGCCGCCGTTCTGGAGAGACGGATTATCTTCATCGCTGATGAACTTGG CACCTTATCTCAGATCATTCATGCCGTGGCGGCGCTGCTTTACCCGTTCACCTGGCAGCACACGTTCATCTCCATCGTACCTGAGATCCTGATCGACGTGGTGATGGCGCCCACCCCGTACCTGCTGGGAGTCCAGAAACGTCTGCTGGACCTGGTCACCGACCAGGGAGAC CTGCTGGTGGTCGACGTCTCTGAGGATAAAAAGGAGACCTTCATTGTCTCT ATTGGTGATGAAAGCTCGATTCTTCCTCCAAAGCTCCAAGCTGAAATCATGGAGGCTCTCAGCAGCAGACAGAAGGCTTCAA CGGGGGAGGAGCTGAACCGCGTGGTGTCAGAAGCTTTCCTTCACTTCTTCGTGAGGACGGTTGGTCATTACGCCTCGTATGTGAAATACAGCCGCTCAGGGGAGCCGGGGGTGTTTGAGAAGAGGAATTTCTACAAGGCCATCGAGTCCAAAACCACCCGACACTTTGTCAAGAAGTTCATCCAGACGCagatgtttgacctttttatccAGGAggtggagcagcagcagcctggGCCGCAGCAAG gaatatttcacaaaaagaTTTTGGAGTACCAGGAGAAGAAGAAGCGGGAGAAGATGAGGAAACACTAG